The Triticum aestivum cultivar Chinese Spring chromosome 5A, IWGSC CS RefSeq v2.1, whole genome shotgun sequence genomic sequence GTTGTTGGAAAGCACATGATGCCTCATCACTTTATGCCTTGGTGGAAACATAAGCCATCAATTGCCATCATATTCTTTCTTTTATTGACACGCTTTCCAAGTAGATGACAACATGTAGACATTTGGAGCCCCACCTACCATTTTCAACAAGGATAAATATGTTGATGATTGGGCTCGTAAAAGAGCTAATTAACTATCCATTAACAATTAATGTAACTCAAAGTTGAGATTGTAACCGTTGATGGCATTCAAGCGCAGAAAGAAAGAGATTCAGTTATAATTTtgcactagctagctagctgatcAAAATGTTAAATGAGCCATCGGGTCACATGTGTATGCTTACTAGGAATCAATCACACATACGTAGTTTTCAAAGAGGGTATAGGCGCTCTGAGGCAACTTCCACATACGTAGTTTCCTGCGGTGAGAAATCATCGTATGTGTGGGTCTCTCGCTCGCATCGGACGCTCCCCGCTGCGTCGCTTGGCTATTTAAACAGCCCTCCGGCCGGCCGCCTCCAGGCCAGGCTCCAACACGACCCCCGCCCCCCTCCTCTGGCCGCCACCAGCAGCAAGCGAGGACCCAGCGACGGTGAGTCCCTCcccttccccttcttccctttcctTTCGTCTTGAGATGCGGAAGAGAATTATACAAGAACTAACCCGCGCAGTTGTCGTTGCTAGCTAGCTTGGATTGGATCCATTACATGGACACCCCGCAAAAGAAGGCTGGATCCACGGGCAGGAAGATAGCGTCTCCGTGCCCGGATGCTGTCCGGCTGGTCAGCCAGTGGACACTCTCCACCGGCTGCTTCTTCCTCGTCATCTTCGCACTCGACCACGCTTTCGACCACTTCAATTTCCAAATCCCGTGCAGCCCGGTAAGTAGAACCGTCATCTACCTCCATGATCGACATTTTGCTCCCACTTAGTTGGTCTTTTTTGCTCAAAAAGAATCTTAAAATGGGTGTTTGTCTGCAGTCCGGGATCTTTCTGCGGTGCGTCGAGCCCACGGACGCGGTGGCCCTTGCCAACGCCGCCGCGGAAAGCGCCGGCTGGATCGGGATGCTGTGGTGCGGCGCGGCACAGACGGCCGCGGCCGCGCTGGCTCTGCATCTCCCATGCCGCTACCGCCGGGTCCGCCGTGCCCTCGCCTACATCGCCCGCCCGCTCGCCATCGTCGGCCACAGCCTGCACGCCCGCGCCACCGTCCTCCTCTACGCCGCGGACCCAGGATCCCTCTTCGCCGTGATGGGCTGGACCCTGATCATAGTCTTCTTGGCGGTGTTCGACCTCCTCTGCTTCCTGATCCTCATGCTGGGACGTGAGGTGAGGACTGAGTGCGACTGATGATTAGGGTAAAGCAATTGATCGAGTGTGGTGAATCTAGCTAGCTGCTGTCGCAGTGTTAATTCTTGTTGATTGATACTAGTCACCACTACCACTTACTACCCAGTCCACCAGATGGGCTATATAATTActtaattagtactccctctgtaaactaatataagagcgtttagatcactaaaatagtgatctaaacactcttgtattagtttacagagggagtactttgtaTTGATCGTGGTCACTCTTGGTATGTATGTGAATGGTTATATGCATGCACTAATGTTGTTTCCCGTTCCGCCGTTGAGTCAGTGTGGCCGTGTGGGCGTGCATCTGCCCGTGGAGAGTGACCTGACCTGACCTAACCTGAGCTGAACCAATCTGCGAGCCAAGAATTCACGTGTTGTGGCAGAGCATTACGACGAATGTGCTCCCCATTCAGGCCTTGTCCGGTTGCATGTAAATCCGAGTGGATTGAAGGGGTTTGAGGAGGATTTAAACCTCTTCTAAGTCAAAATATGAACCAATCCTTGccaatcccctccaatcctcttgGGGAAAGGATTAACCGAACAAAGAGGGAGAACAGCTACGTACGTGACTTGACTTGCGGCTTCCACGCACGGGTCCTGACAAGGGCTCAACCTCTCTTGCACATCGCCTTACCTCTTCATGCTCAGCATAGTGATCTGTGCTCGTGACCCTACGAGCTGCATGTTGGTGTGGACAGTGCATGGGTGTTGTGCTGCCGAGTGTCGTAGGCGCTCCACCTGCATCTTCATTGTAGGTGTCTACGTTTCTGCGATTTCCTGGTGCATGCATACAAACCACACGAACGAGGAACATGGCATAATCTCTCACGTCGTTCATTTCTCGGCTCCCCATTCCTCTCTCCTGACCAGGTCCCCAGCGAGCTGCGGTGGCGACGGATTTGATCAGATCCCCGAAGAGCTGCGGTGGCCACCTAGCGGATCCGACCTAAACCACGGCATGGGTGGTGCTCGGGCAACACCAGGTGGACACCGCCTTGCACCCGTCGGGGGTAGGGGCTGCACCAGAAGGTGCTGCGACGGAGCCACCTCCTCGTCACGTCGCGGGGAGCCGGACGGTGGAGGCGAATCGGTATGGAGATTGTGGCTTGTCCAGCCCGTGAAGATGCGCGCATGGCCGACGAACAAATCGACGACTTGGGGTGTGAAAGCAGCTCGTCCCCTCGGGCATGGAAATTGTCCCCGAGAGTTCTTCCCTTGGACGTTACTAAGGGGAAAAAAGTCCAAAATAAACTTCAAACTTGTAGACAAAAGCTAAA encodes the following:
- the LOC123106422 gene encoding uncharacterized protein, encoding MDTPQKKAGSTGRKIASPCPDAVRLVSQWTLSTGCFFLVIFALDHAFDHFNFQIPCSPSGIFLRCVEPTDAVALANAAAESAGWIGMLWCGAAQTAAAALALHLPCRYRRVRRALAYIARPLAIVGHSLHARATVLLYAADPGSLFAVMGWTLIIVFLAVFDLLCFLILMLGREVRTECD